In Primulina eburnea isolate SZY01 chromosome 14, ASM2296580v1, whole genome shotgun sequence, the following proteins share a genomic window:
- the LOC140813136 gene encoding uncharacterized protein → MTEEELRRLVVNDMMSVSFQKRVRMFANRSWPRVSAEINCPTENRMICGLCSSYDSSWFRVLGTPASWLTETHIQECCRGLLQLQRTYSHFMSQEVSLMDVDFHQLVSSAFNEGGEYNIECLMLYVRAEISEWPAIPWNKAKIILIPFHLPGHWVLLKVLPNRKNIKIMDSDRSVDRSGKTLLKLINPLSLMLPHMLGVDSSERWSIVRPETFPTQKTSGECGVYCLAAAAYTMFRENAYELNDEKIEEFRHYCCCCIWDKFWSLD, encoded by the exons ATGACTGAGGAGGAACTGCGTCGTCTTGTTGTAAATGATATGATGTCTGTGAGTTTTCAGAAAAGAGTTAGAATGTTCGCCAATAGATCGTGGCCACGAGTAAGTGCTGAGATTAATTGTCCTACGGAAAATAGGATGATATGTGGGCTGTGTTCGTCCTACGATAGCTCGTGGTTTCGTGTATTGGGGACACCTGCTTCTTGGCTGACTGAGACC CATATTCAAGAATGTTGTCGAGGGTTGCTCCAACTACAAAGGACATACTCACATTTTATGTCACAAGAAGTGTCATTGATGGATGTCGATTTTCATCAGCTGGTTTCGAGTGCTTTCAATGAGGGTGGAGAGTATAATATAGAATGTTTGATGCTCTATGTGAGAGCAGAAATTAGTGAGTGGCCGGCTATTCCATGGAACAAAGCCAAAATAATTTTGATACCCTTTCATCTTCCTGGGCATTGGGTTTTGTTAAAGGTTTTGCCTAATCGTAAGAATATCAAAATCATGGATTCAGACCGTAGCGTAGATAGGTCGGGCAAGACATTGCTTAAACTTATTAACCCTTTGTCTCTTATGCTTCCACATATGTTGGGTGTTGATTCTTCAGAAAGATGGAGTATAGTTAGGCCAGAAACTTTTCCTACTCAAAAGACGag CGGTGAATGTGGAGTCTACTGTTTAGCGGCAGCAGCTTATACCATGTTTAGAGAAAATGCCTATGAACTTAACGATGAGAAGATTGAGGAATTTAGgcattattgttgttgttgtattTGGGATAAATTTTGGTCATTGGATTAA